Within the Meleagris gallopavo isolate NT-WF06-2002-E0010 breed Aviagen turkey brand Nicholas breeding stock chromosome 21, Turkey_5.1, whole genome shotgun sequence genome, the region gagcagaacagaaagcagttGTGGGGGAATCAGGGGTGTTCAAAGCCCTCCTCCCCCACAAAGCAGGCAGGGCACACACCTGAAAACAATCCTATGCTGAAGTCTGAAATGAAACCGAAAAAAGCAAACCCTGCACCAGAGAGGACGAGCACCTCTGCAAGCAGCAGGCAGCGTTCCTTTCTGTGGGGTGGtagcagggatgggatggggaacCAATGCAGCCTGAGACATGCAGGAGAAACTGGCTGGGCAGGGATGATGGAGAGCACGGGGCACACAGCTGGGGACCCGCCCTTGAAGTCCACAGCATCTCCTAAAGGCTCAGCTCTTGGGGCTGAGCGAGACCAAGCAATCCCAAAGTCTGCACCGTTGCGTCCCCAATCTCTGCCCTGTACAGCCTACAAACCCAAAGAGACACCGACTCACGACGTGAGCTCTCTGCAACCAAGCAAACCAAGCGAAAGGCCGGCGATCCGGCACGGGGTCACCCAAAGCTTCCCTACACAGCAGGgctctccagctctgctccagcaccgCCCGAAGGCCACGGGGACACTCAACATCCCAGCCTCCACGTGAACCATCCACGGCAATGACCTTCCCAGCTCGCCTGCACCCCCGGGGGGGGGCCCTTCGCAGCACGGCCATGTGGGGTGGGTTGAAGACGTGGCGTTTATTGTTCATTGTGGGCTGGAAGGCGGTGGCGGCGAGGGCTGCCTGCGGAGCCGGTCTCCCACCGCAACACTCTGCGTTACTCACTCAggggctctcctccctgctcgGCCCCCTCAGCCCTCCTGGGCCCATTTGAGGAAGGTGGGGATGTCCCTCACGGGCACGTTGCGGGTCAGCGCTTTGACTCGCAGGTTGCGATCGTCCGTCAGCAGAACCACTTCGCGGAGCAAACGGATGGGATCGtctggatggaaaaaaaacagagtggAGTGAATCCCAGAGCTGGGCTGTCGTACCCTGTTGTCCCCACGCGTGATCTGCATCCCGAAACCCCGCAGCCTCCCGGTGCTCCAggctccctgctgcctgctgaggtTTCTCACCGTGGCTCGGAGACGAGGCCTCATTTCGGAGGCCTTCTGCTATCTCCTTGCTCTGGTTTGGGGACAATCTGTGCGCTCTGCCCATCCCCTGCAGGCGAAACCCCGCTGCCCAAAGCAGGGAGGTGCTCAGCACTGGGAACAGGAGGTGCCTTCGCCTGACCCAGGCCAGGAAGACAGCCCGCGACCCTGGCTCCAGCAGGAAGCTGGTGCTATTATTCTGGTGATCTCATTATAAGATCTAAAACGAACCTTTCGTTCGAGAAGCTTTTGGAGTAGCCACTGCCACCGAGGCGTTTCTGGCTGAGGCTCAGACAGAGCTGAAGGCTGAGAAATAACTGAAGGGATCTTGCCCCCAGATGGATGAGCTGCCCCGCACGCAACACGCCAGGCTGGGGATATGGGAGCCACGCTTACGTGTGTGCGGAGCAGGGGAAGCATATGGGGTATGTGTAAGCAGCTGGGTCCTGTGACCAGAGTACTGTTCCTATGAGCACAGGAAACACAGTGCCTCTGAGCCAGGATTGGAATGGAAAAAACAGAGTTTATGGGAGCCCAACATGGGCCCAGATTGGCCGCGCCAGGAGCAGCAAGCCAAGGGGAAGGGGAGGTTAGCGACAAGCACGAGCTGGTGGTGTTGGGGCTGAGGATGGTGAGGAGGTGATGGGAGGAAGGGGACTgtggggcagccgtggggcagctgtgggaggGCAGGCCTGGGGCCGAgggctgatgaaagcaggatCGGAAGGTTTTGTGCGGACACTTTAAGAAATGTGTAACAATAAACATCCTCTGCTCCGAGCTGGTGACGCGTCTCCTTGTTACAAACCAGAGGCTGTCAGCTTGTCAGGCCCCATTCGCCATAATCCACATGATTTCAAAATTCAGCATCATTTGCACATAAACATTTGGTGACGGTTTCTCTGTGAATCTGACAAGTTAAGCTGCTAAGAATTCGCGCTGACAAATGTGGGTTGATTTCTTGGGCAGCTGCTGATCTAATTCCCATCCACACTGCCCTGGCAGCACACTGGGGCTGTCTGGTCCCAGCACATGCTGCCATTGCCAGCAGGGCACCAGGAGGAAAAAGGCTCCATCGAGGAGGCACTGGGGCTTTCAGAAGGAGCCCTTGAccttctgctgcagccatggCTGTGGCACGCAGTGGCAGGAGATGTCCCTGTTTGGGCAGATAGCTGGATCTGCATCTGCTCTTTCCACTCTAGGAGGATGAAGGGAAAGCAAAAGGCCCTGACACGCGGTTTTATGGCCTCGATGCATACTCTGGGGGACAACAACTACTAACAGTTGTGCTGCCAGCACTACAAAGTGGCTCTGTGTGCGTATGGAGGGGTCTTCTCACAGGCTGGGGAGTCCCAGAAGGTGCACGTAGAGGTGAGCATTTGGAAACACAGCAGGATGGGCCACAGCCTGGGGCTGAGTGGGGGCAGGAGGTGACACCTTGGTGCTGAAAGAGGCCAAATGCAGAGGTATGGGCTCCAAGGGccacaaaaagagaaatgagcaGAGTCTGTGGGCTGCAACAGAGAAGGGACAAAGAGGATGTGAGGATGATCTACCTTTGTTAGAGGGCATGAAATCCTTGGCCTTGTCGTTGCAATAGTGGAGGCAGCAGGACAGAATCAGGTCATCATTATTTCCCTGGAAGAAAAGGGCAACGTTATTCTCAGcagaaaaaacccaaaccctgcAGCCCCATCACCCTCATTTCTGCACTGCCCTGGAGATGGTGTTGCAGCTCAGCGGAGAtcagggctgctctgagcctGCAAAGAGACAGGTCCCTGGGGAAGCTTCCAGCCCTACAGCGTGCCCTGGCAGCACTGCCTCAGTGCCTCCATCCTCGTGGGGCTGAGACCCCTACCTGCTGGCCGGTGGTGTCTTCACTGCGGAAGGAGATGGACTCCAGCTCGTTGCCTCGGCTGGTCAGAGCCCTCAGGCAGTTGTCACGGCCCTCGAACCTCTCCTCCAGGAACTCGATGGACTTCCTGGCTCTCTCCTGCACTTGGCGGGCATAGACTGCAGCCCGGTGCTCCATCTCCGGGCCCTTGGCCAGGCCGTCCAGCTCGTTTATCACTTCAAACAGGAAGAGGAGGTACAGTTACTAAGGGACAAGGTGCTCTCGTGACCCGCTGCTGAAACGCACGTGTTGCCAAAGCCTCAGGGCTGGGACACTGGGAGCTGGCTCAGGAAATCTGGGTTCAGCTGCCGCAGCGTCCCTGTGCTCCTGGACTTGGCTACAGGTCTGGAAAAGCTTTGCTGCCTTCCACCTCTGCGTGTCACCTGGCTCAGCCCTGAGAGCATGGGGacctctgccctgcagcactcGCTGAGGGCACCGTGCCCTGTGAAATGCAGCCATGAGCCCAACCCGTGCACCTTCACGTGTGACTGGGGGGCGTCAGAAAGCTGATGGGTCCGGGGATCTGGCTATCATGCCTCCTGATCCGTGCCACGCcgccctgctctgctccttctccCAGCCCCCTGGGCTTGCTTTCAGATGCAGAAAGCTGCGTGTGCAAGTAGGGTCACATGCAGAAGCAGGCAGCCCCCGCTCCACCAAGTCCTGGCCCTGTTTTCACACCTGAAGTCACTGCcccaggctgcctgcaggggAGACACTCTCTTCAACACCTCTCCCATCTGGGGCTGATACAGAGTTTGCACATCTGTCCTGACACATGTTGCTGAAGCCGAGCTCGAGCCTGGGATCAGGCAGATTCCCAGCCCGTTTGGTTTCACTGGAGACTGTCAGGGCTCGGAGCCTCCTGTCCGGCTGCCaagcagcaggcacacagcCTCAGCAGCcccccaggctgagcagtgcccAAGGGACGCCAGGAGGAACGCACCCTGCAGTgcacccagagctgctctgcGTGTGCGAGCCAAGTGTGGCCAAGGCAGCTCCCAGCGAGGCTGGGCACATGATGGTTGTGTCCAGATGTGCACACGAGCATCCTCACATGTGTTCGTGCACAGGGATGCGTGTGCACAAGGCTGGGCTGGTGTGCACGTGTGTGCGAGGGAGCCTCTGTGCGCGCAGTGTGTGTTTTAGCCATGGCTTCATTTCTGAAGATTGTTTCCGAGCTTGGAGCCAAGTCCTGAGTTCAAGTGGGAACTATGCATTCCTTGGGGGTTCGAGGAGAGAGCTCGGGGTCTGAGGCCTCtccccagtgctgtgaatcACTGCCCAGGGAGCCTGCGTGATCGCTCTGTTCCATGGTGAGACTGGCACTCACTGTCTGGGTATTCAAATTAAAGCTGCATGGAGCTGCTTTGCTCTTCGCTCGCTGACTGCTCCTCTTGCTACTGCTTTCAGCGACCTGATGCTGCCATTTCCACACAATGCACGGCTGGGTTAGGGGTGGGGGGAGCCTTGCAAGAACGGAACATCAAACAGGAAAAGCTGGTATTCCCTCCCGAAATCCGCCTTCCTGCTTCCAAGCTAAACAGGCTTCAAAGGGGAGGCTTGTTTGTGCTTCTGCACCAGGCCTGGCTTCTCCATGGTGGGGTCAGCCTTAAGGAGCACGGAGCAGGTTaaagagcaagagaaacaaACGGAACGCGAAGCTGCACGCTTAACCCCTTGCTGCATCCGTGGGATAAGCAGTGAGGAGTGCCCCGAGCTGGGGACGGGGCACAGCTCACACCTGGAACTGGCAATGGGATGTGGCACCACGGCCACTGGCCCCTGGCTTATCCTGGCCAGCCCAGCCCTCATTATGCAGGCTCAGCGTGGCAGCACCTGGCTCAGGGAAGGAAACAGAGCTTCCCGCTCTCCTGCAGCTCATGCTTGTGAGAGAACAGAGGAGGCAGGGCCATGGCTCTAGGGAAGGCGCCAGCATTCCCAGGTGTGAGCACACTCCACAGCCCCCAGGGCTCTGCCAGCTTCCTTCCCTTTGCTTCCATACAATGCCCTGCCACTGCCGTGCCAAGCTGCAAAGCTCCCTGACAGCCCCACTCCCCCTGTCCGGAGGTCCCGACCCCAGCTCTAAGAGTCCTTCCAGAGCCAGACCCTGCAGGAAGGGCCTGTTGGATGCTGGCTCTCGGGCCGGTGGAGCTAGGAGTTGAAGAGGAAGCCCCGCACCTGCTCAGAGGGCAGGCATGAagtgtgctgcagggcaggagatCAGCACGAGCGTACACCTCGCTGCCTGCAGACTGGAGGtgcctgtggggctgcagctgggatgAGGGCAGCCTGAGGCATCTGTGAGGCTCAGCCCCACTCCTACcctgatattttctttcaccCCCAAGCTCCCCTCCATGCCAGGTTGGCACTGGGGTGCAGCCGGCCCCAGCGCAGCACCGGCCGGAGGAATGCTACCGCGAGCCCAGCGAGTGATCAAACAATCAGAGCAAAGGCATCTCACCAAATCCTCCCGCCACCCTGGGAGaccacccagcagcacagccgTTATCTGCCAGGGTGAGTGTTTACCAATAACGGGAACCAGCTTGCTGTTTTACTGCAAGCTTTATAAGGATAAA harbors:
- the LOC104913882 gene encoding telomerase-binding protein EST1A-like, coding for RLSYSSHVLLFQAVLKDQSQMRQMELEIRPVFLVPDTNGFIDHLSSLITLLDCRKFILVVPLIVINELDGLAKGPEMEHRAAVYARQVQERARKSIEFLEERFEGRDNCLRALTSRGNELESISFRSEDTTGQQGNNDDLILSCCLHYCNDKAKDFMPSNKDDPIRLLREVVLLTDDRNLRVKALTRNVPVRDIPTFLKWAQEG